From Homalodisca vitripennis isolate AUS2020 chromosome 1, UT_GWSS_2.1, whole genome shotgun sequence, the proteins below share one genomic window:
- the LOC124358103 gene encoding lipase 3-like gives MAQEKGVNISRHEVRTTDGYWLTLHRVGDSKGTPVLLVHGLLASSDQWLLLGPSESYALVLADAGYDVWMGNVRGNVYSRKHDRLSPDVNPEFWNFSLHEIAYYDLPAMVEHISRSTGHDRIFYSGYSVGGTLFLMMTAARPEYNRKFLGAFLLAPLLVRPDSTELSPVFRMGFEFIFAFVRVLKDYQVGEFYPRQAEMLRMKEEACKASAQTFPLCVRMLYKPFGLRPSQYDVTKLEYLLKSFGSGTSTKVIEHIMQIIQTGWLQQFDYGPQKNLLMYGSHKPPEYDISNTTCPVVLHYDKNDYLVDYKAVELAAKKLPCLFCDCMGNREGFSHFGYVISSYASQYVFRKVVRSMRLLETEVGRDLACS, from the exons ATGGCGCAAGAGAAAGGTGTGAACATCAGCAGGCACGAGGTACGGACCACGGATGGTTACTGGCTCACCCTGCACAGAGTAGGAGACTCCAAGGGCACCCCTGTGCTGCTGGTACACGGACTGCTGGCTAGCTCGGACCAGTGGTTGCTGCTGGGCCCGAGTGAGTCATATG ctCTGGTCCTGGCAGACGCGGGTTACGATGTCTGGATGGGCAATGTGCGCGGTAACGTCTATTCTCGTAAACATGACAGGCTATCTCCAGATGTCAACCCTGAGTTTTGGAACTTTAG TCTGCACGAGATAGCATATTACGATCTGCCGGCAATGGTGGAACACATCTCCCGCTCGACTGGCCATGACCGGATCTTCTACTCAGGATACTCCGTTGGTGGAACACTGTTCCTTATGATGACGGCGGCCAGACCCGAGTACAACCGGAAGTTTCTGGGTGCATTCCTGCTAGCACCGCTCCTGGTGAGGCCCGACTCCACGGAGCTGTCACCAGTCTTCAGGATGGGCTTCGAGTTCATATTCGCTTTTGTG CGCGTGCTGAAGGACTACCAGGTGGGGGAGTTCTACCCTCGTCAGGCGGAGATGCTGCGGATGAAGGAGGAGGCCTGCAAGGCGTCGGCCCAGACCTTCCCTTTATGTGTGCGAATGTTGTACAAGCCCTTCGGCCTCAGGCCGTCTCAGTACGATGTG ACTAAACTTGAATATCTCCTTAAATCATTTGGCTCTGGAACGTCCACTAAAGTCATCGAGCACATAATGCAAATCATCCAAACTG GATGGCTCCAGCAGTTCGACTACGGTCCCCAGAAGAACCTGCTGATGTACGGCTCCCACAAACCTCCTGAGTACGACATCAGTAACACCACCTGTCCCGTGGTCTTACACTACGATAAGAACGATTACCTCGTAGACTACAAG GCTGTGGAGCTGGCGGCCAAGAAGCTTCCTTGTCTGTTCTGCGACTGTATGGGGAACAGAGAGGGCTTCTCCCACTTCGGCTATGTCATATCCAGTTACGCCAGCCAGTACGTATTCCGCAAGGTTGTCCGCAGCATGAGGCTGCTGGAAACCGAGGTCGGCCGTGACCTCGCCTGCTCCTGA